A stretch of the Ensifer sp. PDNC004 genome encodes the following:
- the fusA gene encoding elongation factor G, whose amino-acid sequence MAREYKIEDYRNFGIMAHIDAGKTTTTERILYYTGKSHKIGEVHDGAATMDWMEQEQERGITITSAATTTFWKGRDGKARRFNIIDTPGHVDFTIEVERSLRVLDGAIALLDANAGVEPQTETVWRQAEKYNVPRMIFCNKMDKTGADFYRSVEMIKTRLGAIAVVMQLPIGAETEFKGVIDLVEMNALVWRDESLGAQWDVVEIPDDMKDKAEEYREKLIETVVEIDEAAMEAYLEGNMPSNDKIRELVRRGTIDVKFHPMFCGTAFKNKGVQPLLDAVVDYLPSPLDIPAIKGIDAKTEAEIERHADDAEPLSMLAFKIMNDPFVGSLTFARIYSGKLEKGSSVMNTVKEKRERVGRMLQMHSNSREDIEEAFAGDIVALAGLKETTTGDTLCDPLKPVILERMEFPEPVIQIAIEPKSKGDQEKMGLALNRLAAEDPSFRVKTDQESGQTIIAGMGELHLDIIVDRMRREFKVEANVGAPQVAYRETITRQHEEDYTHKKQSGGTGQFARVKLVFEPNPDGEDFVFESKIVGGAVPKEYIPGVQKGIESVLSSGPLAGFPMLGVKATLIDGAFHDVDSSVLAFEIASRACFREAAKKAGAQLLEPMMKVEVVTPEDYVGDVIGDLNSRRGQIQGQESRGVAVVINANVPLANMFKYVDNLRSMSQGRAQYTMTFDHYAPVPSNVAQEIQAKYSGQK is encoded by the coding sequence ATGGCACGCGAATACAAAATCGAAGATTACCGTAACTTCGGTATCATGGCGCACATCGACGCCGGCAAGACCACGACGACCGAGCGCATCCTTTACTACACCGGCAAGTCCCACAAGATCGGCGAAGTCCATGACGGCGCCGCTACCATGGACTGGATGGAGCAGGAGCAGGAACGCGGCATCACGATCACGTCTGCTGCGACGACCACCTTCTGGAAGGGTCGTGACGGCAAGGCTCGCCGCTTCAACATTATCGACACCCCCGGCCACGTTGACTTCACCATCGAAGTCGAGCGTTCGCTGCGCGTTCTCGACGGCGCTATCGCGCTTCTCGATGCCAACGCCGGTGTTGAGCCGCAGACGGAAACCGTCTGGCGTCAGGCGGAAAAGTACAACGTTCCGCGCATGATCTTCTGCAACAAGATGGACAAGACCGGCGCGGACTTCTACCGCTCGGTCGAGATGATCAAGACTCGTCTGGGCGCGATTGCCGTCGTCATGCAGCTGCCGATCGGCGCTGAAACCGAGTTCAAGGGTGTTATCGACCTGGTCGAGATGAACGCTCTCGTCTGGCGCGACGAATCGCTCGGCGCCCAGTGGGACGTCGTCGAGATCCCGGACGACATGAAGGACAAGGCTGAAGAATATCGCGAAAAGCTGATCGAGACCGTTGTCGAGATCGACGAAGCCGCGATGGAAGCCTACCTCGAAGGCAACATGCCCTCGAACGACAAGATCCGCGAACTCGTTCGCCGCGGCACCATCGACGTGAAGTTCCACCCGATGTTCTGCGGTACCGCGTTCAAGAACAAGGGCGTTCAGCCGCTTCTCGACGCGGTTGTCGACTACCTGCCGTCGCCGCTCGACATTCCGGCGATCAAGGGCATCGACGCCAAGACCGAAGCTGAAATCGAACGTCATGCTGACGACGCCGAGCCGCTTTCGATGCTCGCGTTCAAGATCATGAACGACCCCTTCGTCGGTTCGCTGACCTTCGCACGCATCTACTCGGGCAAGCTCGAAAAGGGCTCGTCTGTGATGAATACGGTCAAGGAAAAGCGCGAGCGCGTCGGCCGCATGCTGCAGATGCACTCGAACAGCCGTGAAGACATCGAAGAAGCCTTTGCAGGCGACATCGTTGCTCTGGCCGGTCTCAAGGAAACCACCACGGGTGACACGCTCTGCGACCCGCTGAAGCCGGTTATCCTCGAGCGCATGGAATTCCCCGAGCCGGTCATCCAGATCGCGATCGAGCCGAAGTCCAAGGGCGACCAGGAAAAGATGGGCCTCGCGCTCAACCGCCTGGCAGCTGAAGACCCGTCGTTCCGCGTCAAGACCGACCAGGAATCCGGCCAGACGATCATCGCTGGCATGGGCGAACTTCACCTCGACATCATCGTCGACCGTATGCGTCGCGAGTTCAAGGTTGAAGCCAACGTCGGTGCTCCGCAGGTTGCCTACCGCGAAACCATCACGCGTCAGCACGAAGAAGACTACACGCACAAGAAGCAGTCCGGTGGTACCGGTCAGTTCGCGCGCGTCAAGCTCGTGTTCGAACCGAACCCGGATGGCGAAGATTTCGTCTTCGAATCCAAGATCGTCGGCGGTGCTGTTCCGAAGGAATACATCCCGGGCGTTCAGAAGGGTATCGAAAGCGTTCTGTCTTCGGGTCCGCTCGCTGGCTTCCCGATGCTCGGCGTCAAGGCGACGCTCATCGACGGTGCATTCCACGACGTCGACTCGTCGGTTCTCGCCTTCGAAATCGCATCGCGTGCTTGCTTCCGTGAAGCGGCCAAGAAGGCTGGTGCACAGCTTCTCGAGCCGATGATGAAGGTCGAAGTCGTAACGCCGGAAGACTACGTCGGCGACGTTATCGGCGACCTGAACTCCCGCCGTGGCCAGATCCAGGGCCAGGAATCGCGTGGCGTTGCCGTTGTGATCAACGCAAACGTTCCGCTGGCGAACATGTTCAAGTACGTCGACAACCTGCGCTCCATGTCTCAGGGCCGCGCGCAGTACACGATGACCTTCGATCACTACGCGCCGGTTCCGTCGAACGTCGCGCAGGAAATCCAGGCGAAGTATTCCGGTCAGAAGTGA
- the rplP gene encoding 50S ribosomal protein L16, protein MLQPKRTKYRKQFKGRIKGVAKGGSDLAFGEFGLKAQEPNRVNAREIEAARRAITRHMKRAGRVWIRVFPDVPVTAKPTEVRMGKGKGSVEYWACKVKPGRMMFEIDGVSEELAREALRLGAAKLSVKTRFVQRIAE, encoded by the coding sequence ATGTTGCAGCCAAAGCGTACGAAGTATCGCAAGCAGTTCAAGGGCCGCATCAAGGGCGTAGCCAAGGGCGGATCTGATCTCGCTTTCGGTGAATTCGGCCTTAAGGCTCAGGAACCCAACCGCGTGAATGCACGCGAGATCGAAGCGGCCCGCCGCGCGATCACGCGCCACATGAAGCGCGCCGGCCGCGTCTGGATCCGTGTGTTCCCTGACGTTCCGGTTACCGCCAAGCCGACGGAAGTCCGCATGGGTAAGGGTAAGGGGTCGGTCGAATACTGGGCATGCAAGGTCAAGCCCGGCCGAATGATGTTTGAGATCGATGGTGTCAGCGAAGAACTTGCCCGTGAGGCACTTCGTCTTGGCGCTGCCAAGCTCTCTGTCAAGACGCGCTTCGTGCAGCGTATCGCAGAGTAA
- the rplB gene encoding 50S ribosomal protein L2 codes for MALKNFNPTTPSQRQLVIVDRSGLYKGKPVKALTEGLSSKGGRNNLGRITVRFQGGGHKRTYRLVDFKRRKFDVEGTVERLEYDPNRTAFIALVNYADGEKAYILAPQRLAAGDKVIASEKAVDVKPGNTMPLQYIPVGSIIHNVEMKPGKGGQMARSAGTYAQLVGRDQGMAILRLNSGEQRLVHGSCLASIGAVSNPDHGNINDGKAGRSRWRGKKPHVRGVVMNPVDHPHGGGEGRTSGGRHPVTPWGKPTKGKRTRSNKSTDKFIMRSRHQKKK; via the coding sequence ATGGCATTGAAAAATTTCAATCCGACGACCCCGAGCCAGCGTCAGCTGGTCATCGTTGACCGGTCCGGCCTCTACAAGGGCAAGCCGGTCAAGGCGCTGACCGAAGGCCTGTCTTCCAAGGGCGGTCGCAACAACCTCGGTCGCATCACCGTTCGCTTTCAGGGCGGCGGTCACAAGCGCACCTATCGTCTGGTAGACTTCAAGCGTCGCAAGTTCGACGTTGAAGGCACCGTCGAGCGTCTGGAATACGACCCGAACCGCACCGCGTTCATCGCGCTCGTCAACTACGCCGACGGCGAAAAGGCCTACATCCTCGCTCCGCAGCGCCTCGCTGCCGGCGACAAGGTCATCGCTTCGGAGAAGGCCGTTGACGTGAAGCCCGGTAACACGATGCCGCTGCAGTACATTCCGGTCGGCTCCATCATCCACAACGTGGAAATGAAGCCGGGCAAGGGCGGCCAGATGGCCCGCTCCGCCGGTACCTACGCACAGCTCGTTGGCCGCGACCAGGGCATGGCGATCCTTCGCCTGAACTCTGGCGAACAGCGCCTGGTGCATGGTTCCTGCCTCGCATCGATCGGCGCCGTGTCGAACCCCGACCACGGCAACATCAATGACGGTAAGGCTGGTCGTTCGCGTTGGCGTGGCAAGAAGCCGCACGTTCGCGGCGTCGTCATGAACCCGGTTGACCACCCGCACGGCGGTGGTGAAGGCCGTACCTCGGGTGGTCGTCACCCGGTTACCCCGTGGGGCAAGCCCACGAAGGGTAAGCGTACGCGCTCGAACAAGTCGACCGACAAGTTCATCATGCGCTCGCGCCACCAGAAGAAGAAGTAA
- the rplV gene encoding 50S ribosomal protein L22 has protein sequence MGKAKAERRLKDNEAQAVARTIRVSPQKLNLVAAMIRGKKVDRALAELEFSRKRIAETVKKTLESAIANAENNHDLDVDSLVVAEAYVGKSIVMKRFHARGRGRASRVEKPFSHLTIVVREVEAKGEAA, from the coding sequence ATGGGCAAGGCAAAAGCCGAACGCCGGCTGAAGGATAATGAGGCGCAGGCAGTTGCGCGCACGATCCGCGTCAGCCCCCAGAAGCTCAACCTGGTTGCCGCGATGATCCGCGGCAAGAAGGTCGATCGCGCTCTGGCCGAACTGGAATTCTCCCGCAAGCGCATTGCAGAGACGGTCAAGAAGACCCTTGAATCTGCCATTGCAAACGCAGAGAACAACCACGATCTCGACGTCGATTCGCTCGTCGTTGCAGAAGCTTACGTTGGCAAGTCGATTGTCATGAAGCGCTTCCACGCTCGTGGTCGCGGCCGTGCATCGCGTGTCGAAAAGCCGTTCTCGCACTTGACGATCGTCGTCCGTGAAGTGGAAGCCAAAGGGGAGGCCGCATAA
- the rpsJ gene encoding 30S ribosomal protein S10, translating into MNGQNIRIRLKAFDHRILDASTREIVSTAKRTGASVRGPVPLPTRIEKFTVNRSPHVDKKSREQFEMRTHKRLLDIVDPTPQTVDALMKLDLAAGVDVEIKL; encoded by the coding sequence ATGAACGGCCAGAACATCCGCATCCGCCTCAAGGCGTTTGATCACCGGATCCTCGACGCCTCGACGCGTGAAATCGTGTCGACTGCAAAGCGTACCGGTGCAAGCGTGCGCGGTCCCGTACCGCTGCCGACGCGCATTGAAAAGTTTACGGTCAACCGCTCGCCGCACGTCGACAAGAAGAGCCGTGAACAGTTCGAAATGCGCACCCACAAGCGCCTTCTCGACATCGTAGACCCGACCCCGCAGACCGTTGACGCGCTGATGAAGCTCGACCTGGCTGCCGGCGTCGACGTGGAAATCAAGCTTTAA
- the tuf gene encoding elongation factor Tu, which produces MAKSKFERNKPHVNIGTIGHVDHGKTSLTAAITKYFGEFKAYDQIDAAPEEKARGITISTAHVEYETPNRHYAHVDCPGHADYVKNMITGAAQMDGAILVCSAADGPMPQTREHILLARQVGVPAIVVFLNKVDQVDDAELLELVELEVRELLSSYEFPGDDIPIIKGSALAALEDSDKKIGEDAIRELMAAVDAYIPTPERPIDQPFLMPIEDVFSISGRGTVVTGRVERGIVKVGEEVEIVGIRDTSKTTVTGVEMFRKLLDQGQAGDNIGALIRGVNRDGVERGQILCKPGSVKPHKKFMAEAYILTKEEGGRHTPFFTNYRPQFYFRTTDVTGIVTLPEGTEMVMPGDNVTVAVELIVPIAMEEKLRFAIREGGRTVGAGIVASIVE; this is translated from the coding sequence ATGGCAAAGAGCAAATTTGAGCGCAACAAGCCGCACGTTAACATTGGCACGATTGGCCACGTTGACCATGGCAAGACGTCGCTGACCGCAGCGATCACGAAGTACTTCGGCGAGTTCAAGGCGTACGACCAGATCGACGCCGCTCCGGAAGAAAAGGCCCGTGGTATCACGATTTCGACGGCCCACGTTGAGTATGAGACGCCGAACCGTCACTACGCTCACGTTGACTGCCCCGGCCACGCCGACTACGTCAAGAACATGATCACCGGTGCAGCGCAGATGGACGGCGCGATCCTGGTTTGCTCGGCTGCTGACGGCCCGATGCCGCAGACCCGCGAGCACATCCTGCTTGCTCGTCAGGTTGGCGTTCCGGCAATCGTCGTGTTCCTCAACAAGGTCGACCAGGTTGACGACGCCGAGCTTCTCGAGCTCGTCGAGCTGGAAGTTCGCGAACTTCTGTCGTCCTACGAATTCCCGGGCGACGACATTCCGATCATCAAGGGCTCGGCTCTTGCTGCTCTGGAAGATTCGGACAAGAAGATCGGCGAAGACGCGATCCGCGAGCTGATGGCTGCTGTTGACGCCTACATCCCGACGCCTGAGCGTCCGATCGACCAGCCGTTCCTGATGCCGATCGAAGACGTGTTCTCGATCTCGGGCCGCGGTACGGTTGTGACCGGTCGCGTTGAGCGCGGCATCGTCAAGGTTGGCGAAGAAGTCGAAATCGTCGGCATCCGCGACACGTCGAAGACGACGGTTACGGGCGTTGAAATGTTCCGCAAGCTGCTCGACCAGGGCCAGGCCGGCGACAACATCGGCGCGCTGATCCGTGGTGTTAACCGTGACGGCGTTGAGCGTGGCCAGATCCTGTGCAAGCCGGGTTCGGTCAAGCCGCACAAGAAGTTCATGGCAGAAGCCTACATCCTGACGAAGGAAGAAGGCGGCCGTCATACGCCGTTCTTCACCAACTACCGTCCGCAGTTCTACTTCCGCACGACGGACGTGACGGGCATCGTCACGCTGCCGGAAGGCACGGAAATGGTTATGCCGGGCGACAACGTCACGGTTGCCGTTGAGCTGATCGTTCCGATCGCGATGGAAGAAAAGCTGCGCTTCGCGATCCGCGAAGGCGGCCGTACCGTCGGCGCCGGCATCGTTGCCTCGATCGTCGAGTAA
- the rplC gene encoding 50S ribosomal protein L3: MRSGVIAQKVGMTRVYNDAGEHIPVTVLKLESCQVVAQRTEEKNGYVAVQLGAGRSKVKNTPKAMRGHFAAANVEPKAKLVEFRVSADNLIDIGAELTANHFVAGQLVDVTGTTIGKGFAGAIKRHNFGGLRATHGVSVSHRSHGSTGSNQDPGRVWKGKRMAGHMGQTRVTTQNLEVVSTDEDRGLILVKGAVPGSKGAWIVVRDAIKSGTPEGAPRPAAVRAEASK; encoded by the coding sequence ATGCGTTCAGGTGTGATTGCACAGAAAGTGGGAATGACCCGCGTCTATAACGACGCCGGTGAGCATATCCCGGTTACAGTTTTGAAGCTGGAAAGCTGCCAGGTGGTAGCCCAGCGTACGGAAGAAAAGAACGGCTACGTTGCTGTCCAGCTCGGTGCTGGCCGCTCCAAGGTCAAGAACACGCCGAAGGCGATGCGCGGCCACTTTGCCGCTGCCAACGTCGAGCCGAAGGCGAAGCTCGTCGAGTTCCGCGTTTCCGCGGACAACCTGATCGACATCGGTGCAGAACTGACGGCGAACCATTTCGTTGCCGGTCAGCTCGTCGACGTCACCGGTACCACGATCGGTAAGGGCTTTGCCGGCGCCATCAAGCGCCACAACTTCGGCGGTCTGCGTGCAACGCACGGCGTTTCCGTATCGCACCGTTCGCATGGTTCTACCGGTTCCAACCAGGACCCGGGCCGCGTTTGGAAGGGCAAGCGCATGGCTGGTCACATGGGCCAGACGCGCGTTACCACCCAGAACCTGGAAGTCGTATCGACCGATGAAGACCGCGGTCTGATCCTGGTCAAGGGCGCTGTCCCCGGCTCCAAGGGTGCCTGGATCGTCGTTCGTGACGCCATCAAGTCGGGCACCCCGGAAGGCGCTCCGCGTCCGGCCGCTGTGCGCGCCGAAGCATCGAAGTAA
- the rplD gene encoding 50S ribosomal protein L4: protein MDLNVKTLEGKDAGKVSLSDAIFGLEPREDIIARVVRWQLAKKQQGTHKAKGRAEVSRTGAKMYKQKGTGRARHHSARAPQFRGGGKAHGPVVRSHAHDLPKKVRALGLRHALSAKLKAEEIIVIDDLVAKEAKTKALAGVFASLGLTNALIIGGAEIENNFKLAAQNIPNVDVLPVQGINVYDILRRGKLVLSKAAVEALEERFK, encoded by the coding sequence ATGGATCTCAACGTCAAAACCCTCGAGGGCAAGGACGCAGGAAAGGTTTCCCTTTCGGACGCCATTTTCGGCCTCGAACCCCGTGAAGACATCATTGCCCGCGTCGTTCGCTGGCAGCTCGCCAAGAAGCAGCAGGGCACGCACAAGGCCAAGGGCCGCGCGGAAGTTTCGCGCACCGGCGCCAAGATGTACAAGCAGAAGGGTACGGGCCGCGCCCGCCACCACTCCGCTCGCGCTCCGCAGTTCCGCGGCGGTGGTAAGGCTCATGGCCCGGTTGTCCGCAGCCACGCACACGACCTTCCGAAGAAGGTTCGTGCTCTCGGCCTGCGCCATGCACTCTCGGCCAAGCTGAAGGCTGAAGAGATCATCGTCATCGACGATCTCGTTGCCAAGGAAGCCAAGACCAAGGCACTCGCCGGGGTGTTTGCCTCGCTCGGCCTCACCAACGCTCTCATCATCGGCGGCGCCGAGATCGAGAACAACTTCAAGCTCGCAGCCCAGAACATCCCGAATGTGGACGTTCTGCCGGTTCAGGGCATCAACGTTTACGACATTCTGCGCCGTGGCAAGCTCGTGCTTTCCAAGGCTGCCGTGGAAGCTCTGGAGGAGCGGTTCAAATGA
- the rpsG gene encoding 30S ribosomal protein S7, producing MSRRHRAEKREINPDPKFGDLVVTKFMNAIMLHGKKSVAESIVYGAFDAVQTKLKQEPIAVFHSALDNIAPHVEVRSRRVGGATYQVPVDVRPERRQALAIRWLITAARKRNETTMVDRLCGELMDAANNRGSAVKKREDTHKMADANRAFSHYRW from the coding sequence ATGTCCAGACGTCATAGAGCAGAAAAGCGTGAGATCAACCCGGATCCGAAGTTCGGTGATCTGGTTGTCACGAAGTTCATGAACGCGATCATGCTGCACGGCAAGAAGTCGGTCGCTGAAAGCATCGTTTACGGTGCGTTCGATGCGGTTCAGACCAAGCTGAAGCAGGAGCCGATCGCTGTATTCCATTCCGCGCTCGACAACATCGCGCCGCACGTTGAAGTGCGTTCGCGTCGCGTTGGTGGTGCAACCTACCAGGTTCCGGTCGACGTTCGTCCGGAGCGCCGTCAGGCTCTCGCCATCCGTTGGCTGATCACGGCTGCACGCAAGCGCAACGAAACGACCATGGTTGATCGCCTCTGCGGCGAACTCATGGACGCAGCGAACAACCGTGGTAGCGCCGTGAAGAAGCGCGAAGACACGCACAAGATGGCTGATGCCAACCGTGCGTTCTCGCACTATCGCTGGTAA
- a CDS encoding 50S ribosomal protein L23 — protein MTDLRHYDVIVSPSITEKSTLVSEQNQVVFNVAKDASKPEIKAAVEALFGVKVTAVNTLVRKGKTKRFRGFAGKQKDVKKAVITLADGQSIDVSTGL, from the coding sequence ATGACGGATCTTCGCCACTACGACGTGATCGTGTCCCCCTCGATCACTGAAAAGTCGACGCTGGTTTCCGAACAGAACCAGGTCGTCTTCAACGTTGCCAAGGACGCTTCGAAGCCTGAGATCAAGGCTGCTGTCGAAGCTCTGTTCGGCGTCAAGGTTACGGCCGTGAACACGCTGGTCCGCAAGGGCAAGACGAAGCGTTTCCGCGGCTTTGCCGGAAAGCAGAAGGACGTGAAGAAGGCGGTCATCACGCTCGCCGACGGTCAGTCCATCGACGTCTCCACCGGTCTCTAA
- the rpmC gene encoding 50S ribosomal protein L29 has protein sequence MKAVDVRALSADQLNEELAKLKKEQFNLRFQKATGQLEKSSRINEVRKDIARVKTIARQKAAEAKA, from the coding sequence ATGAAAGCTGTAGATGTTCGCGCCCTGAGCGCCGATCAACTCAACGAAGAGCTCGCCAAGCTGAAGAAGGAGCAGTTCAACCTGCGCTTCCAGAAGGCAACCGGCCAGCTCGAGAAGTCTTCGCGTATCAACGAAGTCCGCAAGGACATCGCACGCGTCAAAACCATTGCCCGCCAGAAGGCGGCAGAAGCCAAGGCCTAA
- the rpsL gene encoding 30S ribosomal protein S12 produces the protein MPTVNQLIRKPRQAQVKRNKVPALQENPQKRGVCTRVYTTTPKKPNSALRKVAKIRLTNGFEVIGYIPGEGHNLQEHSVVMIRGGRVKDLPGVRYHIIRGVLDTQGVKNRKQRRSKYGAKRPK, from the coding sequence ATGCCTACCGTAAACCAGCTGATCCGTAAGCCTCGTCAGGCACAGGTAAAGCGCAACAAGGTTCCTGCTCTGCAGGAAAACCCGCAGAAGCGTGGCGTTTGCACCCGCGTTTACACGACGACCCCGAAGAAGCCGAACTCGGCTCTGCGTAAGGTTGCCAAGATTCGCCTGACGAACGGCTTCGAAGTCATCGGCTACATTCCGGGTGAAGGCCACAACCTTCAGGAACACTCGGTCGTGATGATCCGTGGCGGCCGCGTTAAGGACCTTCCGGGCGTTCGTTATCACATCATCCGTGGTGTTCTCGATACCCAGGGCGTCAAGAACCGCAAGCAGCGCCGTTCGAAGTACGGTGCGAAGCGTCCGAAGTAA
- the rpsC gene encoding 30S ribosomal protein S3: protein MGQKINPIGFRLGINRTWDSRWFADNAEYGQLLHEDLKIRAYLMEELKAAGIAKVVIERPHKKCRVTIHSARPGLIIGKKGADIEKLRKKLSEMTNSETHLNIVEVRKPEVDATLVAQSIAQQLERRVAFRRAMKRAVQSAMRLGAEGIKITCAGRLGGAEIARTEWYREGRVPLHTLRADIDYGTAEAETAFGICGIKVWIFKGEILEHDPMASERRAIESDNQGPAGRDRDRGDRDRRRENA, encoded by the coding sequence ATGGGTCAGAAGATTAATCCAATCGGCTTCCGTCTCGGTATCAACCGGACCTGGGACAGCCGCTGGTTCGCGGACAACGCCGAATACGGCCAGCTTCTTCACGAAGACCTGAAGATCCGCGCTTACCTGATGGAAGAACTCAAGGCTGCCGGCATTGCCAAGGTGGTTATCGAGCGTCCGCACAAGAAGTGCCGCGTCACGATCCACTCTGCTCGTCCGGGCCTGATCATCGGCAAGAAGGGCGCTGACATCGAGAAGCTCCGCAAGAAGCTTTCCGAGATGACCAACTCTGAGACGCACCTCAACATCGTTGAAGTGCGCAAGCCGGAAGTCGACGCAACGCTCGTTGCTCAGTCGATTGCCCAGCAGCTCGAGCGCCGCGTGGCTTTTCGCCGTGCGATGAAGCGCGCTGTTCAGTCGGCCATGCGTCTTGGCGCCGAAGGCATCAAGATCACCTGCGCCGGCCGTCTCGGTGGCGCCGAAATCGCTCGTACCGAATGGTACCGCGAAGGTCGCGTTCCGCTGCACACGCTGCGTGCGGACATCGACTACGGCACGGCTGAAGCGGAAACCGCTTTCGGTATCTGCGGCATCAAGGTCTGGATCTTCAAGGGCGAAATCCTTGAGCACGATCCGATGGCTTCCGAGCGTCGCGCGATCGAAAGTGACAACCAGGGCCCGGCAGGCCGTGATCGCGACCGTGGCGATCGTGACCGCCGTCGTGAAAACGCGTAA
- the rpsS gene encoding 30S ribosomal protein S19, whose translation MTRSVWKGPFVDGYLLKKAEKVREGGRNEVIKIWSRRSTILPQFVGLTFGVYNGSKHVPVSVNEDMVGHKFGEFSPTRTYYGHGADKKAKRK comes from the coding sequence ATGACTCGTTCAGTATGGAAAGGTCCGTTCGTTGACGGTTATCTTCTCAAGAAGGCTGAGAAGGTCCGCGAAGGCGGTCGCAACGAAGTGATCAAGATCTGGAGCCGCCGCTCCACGATCCTTCCGCAGTTTGTCGGTCTCACCTTCGGCGTCTACAACGGCAGCAAGCACGTTCCGGTCAGCGTCAACGAAGACATGGTCGGCCACAAGTTTGGTGAATTCTCTCCGACCCGGACCTACTACGGTCACGGTGCGGACAAGAAGGCAAAGAGGAAGTAA